The Oncorhynchus mykiss isolate Arlee chromosome 5, USDA_OmykA_1.1, whole genome shotgun sequence DNA window ATAGGCCTACTACAGTATATTTTGGACATTTTGTCTGTTTATTCATACTAGCATGTCTTGCTTCAAAACTTAGCTTTGTTTGACAAGGGTTGGTTTTTGCCCAATGGTCAAACCCAGCTGTAAAACTTTAAAGTGGAGGATGTCTTAGAGTACTTTTCCAAGACATTTTAAAGAAATTGATCACTTTAGATGGGAATCTGATATGTTCAGACATCGTTAGCACACATACATGTATACTGTGTGAAAATGTCACTCTAAGAAGTTCTCCCATAGTTCCCCAATTAAGAGGAGTAAACTTGAAGAAGGTGGTATCTGTGTTTTCGTCTCAGAGAAATGCTTTAATGGCCTCCTTTAATGTTATTTTCCCTTCTCCTTATCAGAGAGAAAATGGTTCTGTTGAAAGGGATCTAGAAGTTTGCATTATTGTTTTCAGCAAATTAATACTCTAGCCTCCTCTTTCTGCAGGTGAATGTTAAATGTCAAAAACGAATTGGATGTAAACAAGCCGACTGTGTTATGTCCGTCAtcggaatgagaccaaagcgcagcgtggaaagtgtacaTCTTTATTTTTAGATGAacaccaaaaaacaacaaaagataaACAAATGTAACATTCTGCAGGCTAACTAGTAACtgaacaaaaacaagatcccacaaacacaagtggaaaacaggctgcctaagtatgattcccaatcagagacaacgatggacctacctctgattgggaaccatacccggccaacaaagaaatagaaaactagaatgcccacccaaatcacaccctgacctaacgaaatagagaaataaacaggctctctaaggtcagggcgtgacagactgGCTCGAACAGAAAATATGAAATTATATTGCAACTCAAATAATCAAACACGATGCTAGTAAAATCAAGCAACTAGCTAGAGACAAAATCAAAATTTCATAAGGATTTCTAGCAGGGTTTAGTATGATATACAAGAAAAAAAGCGTATCAGGATGCAGTACTATGTTTTTTAAATTCAATTAATGTCCTCTTActccatttatttaaaaaatgttcatcaccccccccaaaaaaaaattatattcaaGCACTTCATATTTCTTCAAAATCAAAGCAACCTTAAAATCTATATCAaacttacactgaacaaaaatataaatgcaacatgtaaagctttggtcacatgtttcatgagctgaaatacatttctcagaaatgttccatatgaacaaaaagcttatttctgagcatttctcctttgccaagataatccatctacctgacaggtgtagcatatccaggagttgattaaacagcatgatcataacacaggtgcaccttgtgctggggacaataaaaggccactctgaaatgtgcagttttgtcacataacacaacgccacagatgtctcaagttttgagggagcgtacaattggcatgctgactgtgggaatgtccaccagacctgttgccagagaattcaatgttcatttctctaccataacctgcctccaatgtcgttttagagaatttgtcagtatgtccattgtgtgggagagcggtttgctgatgtcaacattgtgaacagaggttatggtatgggcaggcataagctacggacaacgaacactgacgtttgggatgctctggatcgacgtgtacgacagtgtgttcctgtTTCCGCcattatccagcaacttcgcacagctattgaggaggagttggacaacattccacaggccacaatcaacagcctgatccactctatgcgaaggagattcTGCACTGCATGATGGTGGTcagaccagatactgactggttttctgatccatgcccccaccttttttttttttttttttttttacaaataggtatctgtgaccaacagatgcatatctgtattcccagtcatgtgaaatccatagattagggcctaataaatttatttaaattgactgatttccttatatgaactgtataaCTCAGTAAAGtctatgaaattgttgcatgttgcatttatttttttattcagtatatattAAAAGCTAACTAAGTAAATCAAAAATCACCTGGCCACAGCAGTAGGCATGTATTTtcttaaattaaatgtttttcaATTAGGCCAACAGTTTATAATGGGTCAAACAGTCCATAGTCACATTAAGAACATTAATGTCATTCTGAAATGTGTGCATTTTCTAAAACTATGACCTTTAATAAGAAATCACATTGCTTATTTTAGTGTGGGTGATGTACTGCCAGTGTGGCCAGATGGGAAATGCCATGGACCATTTCTTATTGAAAAGCGTGTCTGTGTTCTGAATGGTCAAAGTTAGCCAATCTGTGATGACTAATTAGTCTGTCAGTTGACCATTTCTTCACCTTGTTTTTTTATATTGTCTTACAGGGCTCATGTATTTGTCGATGTAAATAACATTCTTTATTTTTAGGTGGGCGAGATTGGATAAAGTGCATTTCACAGGCCTTCTGTTCCATAAGACAACATGTAAGGACCAAATGGATGGATGCTATAGGGGGTGACTACAGCTAAGATGACTGAAACAGGATGTCATGACGATAAATCTACTTTTATTTACAAGTGGAGAAATGGCTCAAACAGACAGACATCACTGAAAGTTGTGGAAAACAGAGTAATGACACGGTGAAAAACTAACTGAAACCACATTGAACTTTTATAACCTGTAATTGAACTGATGATAAAACAGAACCTCCAAATCATATTGGTGATTCATTCATTCATGACTTTCCTTATAAACCACATGTGGAGAAGACAAACAGTCCGAACCCCACCGAGTTATTCATTCGCAGTATGGAACTGTATTGACCTCTGTATGTGTCCAGTGGTGTTGTGGATACTGTAGTTATAACAGAGTGGGGTGTTTATCTGTTGGTGGCCAGTGTGTTTCAGGCCTCTCCCTCCTCAGGTGTTTGCTTGGTGATGTGTGTGGTTATTGGAGTACAGCTGTACACCACATGTCCATGACAGACCTGACTCTATAACATAACTAGAATGCTTGTTTTATGCACTATGGATGCCATTCTGTCATAAATACTGGATAAAATAGGCAGTCAAGGCAACATGAAAGACTGCAGACTTTTTATACTCCTCAATATGTATTTTCTTAACTTTTCTCTCCTTGAAAGTCGAGTGGCAGGGTAGAGGACAGGGTACCCCTTCCATGTTTGCCCTTGGGCGAGGAGAGGGGGTAGCAGCTAGTCCAGAGCAGCATTCAAGGTGTTTGTGTTTTACAGAGAATCACATATTAACTGCAACACCACTATAGAAAAAAAGGCCCTTTGAAGTGCGAGGCCAAGATGGGCAGACCAGCTGACTACACTGACGATGCCAACCCAAACACCAGGCCTGAGTCTCGGGGGTTTGAGGGGGGCAAAAAGACCCCAGCCAAGCACCGAGGGGAGACAGTGCCTCTCACATAACGCAGAGCCCTTTTGGACACGGCAACGCACTTCTTTAAAACAACACCAAGAGGCAGGCCGCACCAAACAGGCTAAAGTGTTATTCCAGCTAGGTAAATACAGGGCACAGATCTAACAGGGACGAATGCCACATATTAACAGGCACAAATTGAATTATGTTGTTGAAATTCCATGCATTCTGCTAGCCAGTTTGAGATTGGGGTGATAGAAATCTATGTCTTTCCACTTACGGCGTGAGGACTTCTGAACCAAACTCACCATTCAGAGGCAGATCATGCAATTTCTAAAGGATGGATGACATAGTCCTCCAGTCTTCTATCCTGTGAAGAACCTAGAGAAGGTAATCTAGTGTGTCATTCATATAGACTTTGGATAACAGTCAGCTCACCAGGGTAAGGCATTGACGTGGACACTTAGGATGCGTGCCCAAGGACGCTTTCAGGCAGCAGGCACTATTGCATTGGGATTTAGAGATGAATACAAACTAATTAGGGTCTGAATGGAAGATAGAAGTTCAGATCTGATGTAAGGTCAGTTTTGCTCTATAGCTAATGGATAAGGTTAGGCTTGGATAAAAGGCAATGGATGAAAGCCGATCCTAGATCAGAGGCCACCTCCACCTAAATCACTCATTAGATACAGTGCAGAGACACCATAAAAGCTATATGGACCCAAATAGGTCTGAGTCATGAAGGGGTCGCTAAATGCAATAACAAGAGGCAAAGCCATCTTCTCATCTTTGAGCACTTAAGGATGTATAATCTCCCATACACATACACAGGTTACACATACAAAGAGATCTGCAGAGATACCAGTAGCCATGGTGATGGTCAGACAACAAGTAATCATGATGCAGAGTATAAATAGCAACACAAGCTCTCTGGGTGTTGTGtaagagagagacaaaaacatGTTTTGCGGAAAGTATTTCAGGTTTTTTTCTTAGTGAAACGAAGGAATAATTCATTATATGGACATGCTCGATAAAATCTGATCCCCTTCCAAATCACACACACCTCGGTGACCAAACTGTTAATATTGGGTTTTGGAATGTTGTTCCAAGACTCTGGACTATGAGCATTAGTAATGTTGTATTTCAAAGGGGACTTGCACATTTGCTATGAGTGTTGTGCATTGACTATTTTAAAGTGGGAAATAGGTAAGGTTTGTAATGTATGAGACCTTTTCACTCTCTTTTCCTAGGTCTTTGTTATCAAAGTGTTAATTCAACTAATTAGTTCCAATATAAGTAATGCCAAGTAGAAACTGTGTGCGATTCTTGGCAGGATGTGTTTGTTGCCAAATTGTTATTGTGCTCCCATGTGGAATGATACAAAGAAAAAATGTCTCGAGGAATTCTGATGATTTCAACCAAAAAGTCTTCATACATCACAACGCATGAATAATCTGGTTGGGAGGATCGTTTTGCGCCATATGAAAAATCTAATCTTGACGAGTCTAGCTTCAATAAAACATTGACTGGATTTCTAACCACGCTTTATACTGTGGAGGTAGAAAATTCCAGACACATAGGCTGTCTGATGGCTCATGTAAAAAAGACTTGAGTGGTTAGGCCTTTACAAGAAACTCCTCTGTTGTGTTACTCAGTAACAGGATCCCATTATGTTTGGGTTGCTGTGACAGACTACTCCATGACTTACTCTGCGATTTGTCTGTTTGTCACATGTTTTTGTTATAGGCTATTGTATATTCAATGGAGCTGCTCATCATAGAAAATAGATGAATATACTGTAGAATCACCAAGGCCAtaaaacattttgttatgttacagctttattctaaaattaataaaataaatgttttcctcatcaatctacacacaatactccataatgacgaagcagAAACCGGTTTTTATAATTTTTGCAaatttagtattcagacccttcgctatgagactcgaaattgtgctcaggtgcatcctgtttccattgatctttcttaagatgtttctacaacttgattggagtccacctgtggtaaatgaaattgattggacatgatttggaaaggcacacacctgtctatataaggtcccacagttgacagtgcatgtcagagcaaaagccaagccatgaggtcgaaggaattgtccttagagctccgagacaggattgtgtcgaggcacagatctggggaagggtaccaaaaaatgtatgcagcattgaagttccccaagaacacagtggcctccatcattcttaaatggaagaagtttggaagaaccaagactcttcctacagctggccacacagccaaactgagcaatcaggggagaaggaccttggtcagggaggtgaccacgaacccgatggtcactctgacaaagctccagatggaagctactcctcagtaaaaggcaaatgaaaGCCcccttggaatttgccaaaaggcacctaaaggactttcagaccatgagaaacaagattctctggtctgatgaaatcaagattgaactctttggcctaaatcctgtgtcatgtctgtaggaaacctgccaccatccctacagtgaagcatggtggaaggcagcatcatggtgtggcaATGATTTTCAgtggctgggactgggagactagtcaggatagagggaaagatgaatggagcaaagtactgagagattcttgatgaaaacctgcttcagagcgctcagcacctcagactgggaaggttcaccttccaacaggacaacgaccctaagcacacaaatacaggtgtgccaagtttgtagcatacccaagaagacttgaggctgtaattgctgccaaaggtgcttcaacaaagtactgagtaaagggtctgaatacttatgtaaatgtgatatttctgttttttatttagaatatatttgcaaaaatttctaaaaacaatttcatccattttagaataaggctgtaacataacaacattttgaaaatgtcaagggttctgaatactttccaaatgcactgtacatgtaaacAGCCATTCACTCAAGAGATATTTATAATTTCACTGAAATCCCTCATGCAGGAATTTGAAAGATCTAGTCATTTTGGGGATGATTGTGCTGTAAAGTTTCACGTTTAGGACGTATTAAAAGTGTGCAGGCACATATTTCTTTTAACAATGTACGTAATTGTTTTGCCTTGCACCCGAACTGAGTAAAGCTGGTGTGGagcttacagtttttctcaattgcgtACAAGCAATTTTCGGATCTGTGTTGAAACGTAAAGTATGCTCAAGTCCATTTCAGCACTAGCTAGCGATCTTGCTAACCTTGTCTAGCTAGCTCATGTTATgttgttgcatttttttttactACTACACCATCTTAAAAAGATTAGCCAGCTGGCTTTATAGCTGGTTCTGGAGTTGGATTTGTCATAAGCATTCATTTAGGTAAAACTTCGCCACATATGGAAACCACTGGACTATCTTTGACTTCGTCAACTATTGTTATCTGCCAGAAGAAAAGGTTTGAAAGAATAAGATGAAGCTCCGGTAATATGTATAACTATTGAAATGCGAAATTCTAATAGACACGGTACAACCCTTGGTAGGTAAGCTGCTGGCAGGCTTTGGCTGCGGTACAGAAaagccaaatcaggaagtgctcAAGGTTCTCACATGGGAAGTGAAATGATAGGCTACAATGATTTGCCTCAAGATCATGCACGCCGCAGATGACATGTATATTTGGAGCGTGTGACGAGGCAAAACTCTAgtggtcaaaaccattcatctTGGGGCGACGGGTGGGAGCGGATTTGCAAAATGTTATCATATCACACAATTATACCATTTTATAAAGTGGTCAGATATATGTATTTTTAATACAGACTAGCTCAAAAATAAGTGAAAACTGACAAATTATTATGGATTAAGATAATTTTATGTTAAAAATAGTGGAGGTTAAAAAAACATACGTTTCCAGACCCTATTCTAATTTGCTTCATGGCTCAGGCGGCCAAGCAGACACAAGGATGTTTGGCTCATCTCAGTTGCAAAGAGGATTGATTTTGTAGCTGTTTCTGATTCATTAACAATGCCATGCTGGTTGGTGGGTGGTAACTTTCAATTAAAACCAAGCCCTGAAATTAAATTTAGGTTGAAAATAATTTGTGTGTCATATCGTAGGAAAAGATACCGCATTCACATGGATATGTTACTTCAAGCCCAAATATATCATACATTGAGTAAAATAACGACTTATTGCCTTAAATCGTTGTGCAACATCATGGGTATGCTTTGGCCATCGTCTTTCAGCTAGATTTGCGTTTAAATAAAATATCATCATTCAATACAAAATTCACTGTTAAGTGTTTAGTTCACAGAATATTAACACATTGTTTTCATCACAACATACATAtgtgcaattgtgttcattgtttcGGCAAGCAGTAAATACTACTGCACCAAATTATCATACCATGTACAATATACGGAAAGATCTAGTCAATGGGGACCGTCTAATTGTGATGATTTTTTACAATATTGCGGAcatgcagagatgcagagaatgAAGTTGAGTTCTAAGTCATTTTGGGTTACTCCTAAGTCATCATCTTCAACATTGTGGCCTTCCATTATAGAGCTTTGCTTTGATGTTAATTGAGGCGTATCAGTTGTTTTCCTCCATTGTATTCTATTGTGGATAGTGCTTCTGTGTACCAATGGAAAGTCTACAAAACAATAAGCAAACCAGCCTTTGGAATTGGATTGTGATGATACCATGAATGAATCCTGCACACACTAtgcttttttaaatatttttttagtcaggaaaaatatttgatttgatgtgtatgAAATTAATTCATAGGGGAGATGTCTTGGAGAAAAAAAGATTGCTAAATTGTCAAGATTTAGACAGACACAGGGCAGTGTTTCTCCAAACACAATGCCTCCAAACACAATAACATCTTCTTTATTCACTGTAATGTACCTCAAGGGGGCCATTTCTTCTCTTGGAACCAAAACAATGCATTTCACATACCTGCATTTCATGCCATACCTTCCATCCTCTACATACCCCTTTCATTTGTCTTTCCTCTCACAAGAGACACCTCAGTCTGtattgttacacacacacacacacacacacacacacacacacacacacacacacacacacacacacacaccctcccatcCCTTTCCCCATCCCAAGGGTCTCGGGAGAAAACTTGTCATGACTGGCTGCTTTGTGCACAACCACATCTGACTATATGCCGTGTAGCTGCACAGTGCAAATACTGAAACCAGGATTTTGAAATTGGGGTGTGGACACAAATACACATTGAGTGATGTGAATGTTAGCTACATAAAATATAGTGCTTTATGCGCCAAATTATATTAAAACTTTACACCATGGATTTAATATCAAAAttatattatagaatgttgtgtgtgctgaaATTACACGTCATGTGtgcaataccgcgttggtaataaggCATTATTTGTTCGACCGATTGGGAAAACGTCTGTGTGATCATTTGAAATAAGAGAAGGAtcaaaaatgtttacaaatataTTTGATACAGATGTTATTATTAACATCATGGCATACATATCGGTGAATgctgtgacatatgaaatacgagtgatgtGTGATCAatgtgtaatcaatgtgtaataactacgtaaaaaaagAATGAGcgtgttaaattattatgtgatttgCAGTCATATTCCGgccctgattggtcaacaagcttatctGACCCGCAAAGACCCAAAATTATCTCTATGCTTATTTTCGAATGACGTCACGATGTCGTTTGTTTACAGTTGTTAGGGTTACACTTCCACAACAGAATAATAAATAGTGGTAGCTACGTTTAGCTagaagcaagctagctagctacatcaacTATCTTGGTTTCACAAGATAAATGAGCGATTTCACACTACTAACTAAGTGCATTGTAATGAAAATATAATGACTGCATTGGACACTTCTGTTGAACAAAAATCTATTGGAAAATGTTTGCTGTATAACTGGGTAGAGGAGGTGAGTTTTTTTTCTTGGCAAAAGTTGTCTCAATATGAAAgctggtagtggtgtgtgtgtgtgtgcgtgcgtgtgtgagagcgagagatgtAAGTTAGCGGTAGGCCTACATGTATAGCTAAATTCAGGTATATGAGGGCTCGCATGTTCTCCCTCCTGTTTTCTCAGTTAGCTATGAGTGCCATCATTAATAGGTCATTAGTACAAGTCACTCCTTTAACTCATTAAAAATTATTGAAAACAACAATATGTTGTCACACATGGCACAGCTTTTTATTAGTCTTTGGAATTACATTCATTCAGCGGGCCACTGCCGTCCTTGACAATGAGAGGCCCAGAGCGCACATCCACAAAAATGGACATAAAGGGATTCTCACCATGGATCTGTCATCCAAAGTTCAAGGTGTCACCACAGTGAATGCTGCTTTCACCCCTCCCAGGGGTCATGGGGTGAGACAAAGAGGTAGGTACAGAATGAGAACATTGAACACCAATAAACATACCTACATCCAGCTGACCTTGAATAGATTTTTTCTGGAATGAGTTTTAGATTCAGTGGATGCCACGCAACATTCAAACATACTGTAACCTTACTACTGTGCAAACTGTTCATAAGCATACTGTTATGCTGTCTCACTGTCTGACTTGATTAAAATTCACTCAAGCATTTTAGAGTTCGGTATGTGTTTTGCCCATGTTTTATTTGTTAAGGCCTCAGAGGAGAACTTTTGGAAAATGATCTGCTCAAGAAAATAAGGTAGGCCTAATTGACCAAAGTTTCATTTCATAACAGTTATCATAATGTGAACAACACATTCAaacttgaaatatatatatatataataatatattactCGAGACGTGACACAACACTGTTCAATCAATGCCTTGAGCGGAACTGGTAGGAGGAAAGTGATGTAATTTACAAGTCTTGGTTAGTTTTACAGTTCTATGAACACTTTGTGCTTTTTGATTTGACTTCATTATCTGATTTAACATTTATGTGCAGTGTAATGTGGTTCATAGAATGTGTCCACAACAATGTGGTTAACATCCCCCAACAAGCGATTTTAACAAAGGGAGGTATGACGGTTAAAACGGGTTGTTGGAGGGGCGAGAGTCTCAACTCATATTCACTGACTTATGCCATGCAAAACCGCACAGTCACAAAACTGAGCTAGATTTTTACTGAATGCTCAAAGTTAAATGTAAAGAACATTAACAAGGCTCTAACTAGTTTATTATGACAAAAATAACATCAATTTAAATAAGTAGCATTAGTCATAGAACCTTTAATAGTGGTTTGGAGAGTGTTGCTTTGTTTTTCCATGGCAATAGTCTGCTGCAGGGAAACAGTAAGAGTAAATGTCAACAGATCAACACTTCTTGGAAGCTGCTCAACGTGAGAATTAAATTTGGATCTGTGGAAACCAGTTATGAAGAGATAGGACAGGGAGTTTACACCACACATCAGTATGTTATGACAACCTGTATGAATAATGTAGAATAACAGTGGAACAATGTTATTTTGATTCATATGATAATGAATGTATTATTATGCATATTCATACACTAATCATGTAAGCCTAAGAATAACTAGCCTTTATCACTGCATAGACCTTACACACAGCAATGCAGCTACTGATAGATTTAAAAATAGTAATCTAAAGTTCAGCAATGTGAACATGTGAGAAAACAATGTCAGAGTAGCAGAGGCAGATAAGGCTATTGCTGTAGGTTCTCATGCTGATATGGCCTTCCTCCTCTATCCCACAgtgagcagacacatgcagaaTTTAATCCTGAGCCTCCCAAAACAGAATTCTGCTCCACTACCAAAGAGGACTACAAAGTTGAAGGCTTTCTGCCTTCCCTGCCTTCACCACTAAAGGTCTTCTAAATCAAGTATATTCTATGAACATGATTACAAAATTCCGCTCTGTGTGAGACACCTTGTTTCGGGACTAGCTACCTTTTATAATTTTCCTGGCTTTCAAATATAAAAATGACGTCATTATTATTCAACTCATACTTGAACAGAATGTTCATTTCTAATGCATTCTTGGTTTGCTGTGATTAGGTGCATGACTACAAAAGCGATCAGGCAATTACCTTTTGGAGTGAGAATCATCATCAGATACAGGTTGGTCAGATTATTACATTACTCCTCCATTTGCATAACCCTCTCTACATTATCATAAATGGAGAGAGCACCATGTTTTCACTATTACTGGATGGCTGCTTAACATTATAGTCAACACTAGACAAAATGCCGTTGTTACATTTTATCATCTTTATTATTTTCAATTTTTAAGTCAACTTTTGTGTGGTGTGTCATTTACTCTGCTATAGTACAGTGACTGTGGCGTTAgtggtctgtctgtgtttgtgaagCATTTGTTGCTTGGCTATTCCACTTACAAAATTGAATAC harbors:
- the spag8 gene encoding sperm associated antigen 8, with amino-acid sequence MTALDTSVEQKSIGKCLLYNWVEERATAVLDNERPRAHIHKNGHKGILTMDLSSKVQGVTTVNAAFTPPRGHGVRQRGLRGELLENDLLKKISEQTHAEFNPEPPKTEFCSTTKEDYKVEGFLPSLPSPLKVHDYKSDQAITFWSENHHQIQGVTAVRTRDTPFKKNATFSTPISEHMDDKPILYTPEN